The Vibrio nitrifigilis genome window below encodes:
- a CDS encoding bifunctional succinylornithine transaminase/acetylornithine transaminase, which yields MKNSIPSRKDFDQYMIPVYSPAPFIPVKAHGSTLFDQSGKDYIDFVGGIAVNALGHANPELRKALIEQSDNLWHTGNGYTNEPVLTLAKHLVEATFADKAFFCNSGAEANEAALKLARRYARQNFSEDKNEIIAFNNAFHGRTLFTVSTGGQPNYSKDFAPLPGGISHLPFNDLEALKAAISDKTAAVIVEPIQGEGGVIPATPEFLQGVRELCDQNNAVLIFDEVQTGVGRTGHLYAYQGYGVTPDVLSTAKALGGGFPIGAILTTDKFATGLTVGSHGTTYGGNPLACAVANVSLNIIDSEAFLADVRAKEAHFVEVLKKINSELNMFSDIRSAGLLIGCQLTDEFAGQAKAISVLATEYGVMTLIAGANVVRFAPALNISESEMETGLSRFEQALKEYKTRK from the coding sequence ATGAAGAACTCCATTCCCTCAAGGAAAGATTTTGACCAATACATGATCCCAGTGTATTCACCGGCACCCTTTATTCCAGTGAAGGCACATGGCTCAACCTTGTTTGATCAGAGCGGTAAAGATTACATCGACTTTGTTGGCGGTATTGCGGTTAATGCGCTGGGCCACGCCAATCCCGAATTACGTAAGGCTTTGATTGAGCAATCAGATAACCTTTGGCATACCGGTAACGGTTATACCAATGAGCCAGTTTTAACCTTGGCAAAACATCTAGTGGAAGCGACCTTTGCCGATAAAGCGTTTTTCTGTAATTCAGGCGCTGAAGCTAACGAAGCAGCGCTAAAATTAGCTCGACGTTATGCTCGCCAGAATTTCAGCGAAGATAAAAACGAAATCATTGCGTTTAACAATGCGTTCCATGGCCGTACACTGTTTACTGTGTCGACTGGCGGTCAGCCAAATTACTCGAAAGATTTTGCGCCATTACCAGGTGGCATTTCGCACTTACCTTTCAACGATCTCGAGGCGCTAAAAGCGGCGATCTCAGATAAAACAGCAGCGGTAATTGTTGAACCTATTCAGGGTGAAGGCGGCGTGATTCCTGCCACTCCTGAATTTTTACAAGGGGTGCGAGAGCTGTGTGACCAAAACAATGCCGTGCTGATCTTTGATGAAGTGCAAACGGGCGTTGGTCGTACCGGCCATTTGTATGCGTACCAAGGTTACGGTGTCACTCCTGACGTATTGTCAACGGCAAAAGCACTCGGTGGTGGTTTCCCGATTGGCGCAATCCTGACTACAGATAAGTTTGCGACTGGTCTTACGGTGGGTTCTCATGGCACAACGTATGGCGGTAATCCTCTTGCTTGTGCTGTCGCGAATGTATCGCTTAATATCATTGATTCAGAAGCGTTTCTTGCCGATGTGCGTGCGAAAGAAGCGCATTTTGTTGAAGTGCTGAAGAAGATAAATAGTGAACTCAACATGTTTAGTGACATCCGTTCAGCAGGTTTGCTGATTGGTTGTCAGTTGACTGATGAATTTGCCGGACAAGCAAAAGCCATCAGCGTTCTCGCGACTGAATATGGTGTGATGACATTGATTGCTGGCGCTAACGTGGTGCGTTTTGCCCCAGCACTTAATATTAGTGAATCAGAAATGGAAACCGGTTTGTCTCGCTTTGAGCAAGCTCTAAAGGAATATAAAACAAGGAAGTAA
- a CDS encoding cysteine hydrolase: MDEFNLFPEKTALILIEYQNEWVSEQGYLRNHVVVDQEQFEDAIEHSKMILSLARKKGCSIIHVTLQPDDHYLAFGKAEYGMRHVIPKKKTWLGFQGEIHPDFVPLAHEHVITERVGASAFSGSNLDIYLRNNEVVNVVLIGFATHVCVESTLRQAHDLGYNAYVITEATGAFTIEQKQYFSRNVVQHFGKEIRVDDFA, translated from the coding sequence ATGGATGAATTCAACTTATTTCCGGAAAAAACTGCATTGATATTGATTGAATACCAGAACGAGTGGGTGAGTGAACAAGGGTATTTACGTAATCATGTGGTTGTAGATCAGGAACAGTTTGAAGATGCTATTGAGCATTCAAAAATGATACTTTCTTTAGCGAGAAAAAAAGGATGTTCCATTATTCATGTGACATTACAACCGGATGACCATTATCTTGCTTTTGGTAAAGCTGAGTATGGTATGCGTCATGTCATTCCCAAAAAGAAAACGTGGTTAGGATTTCAAGGAGAAATACATCCAGATTTTGTACCACTTGCTCACGAGCATGTGATCACCGAAAGGGTAGGGGCTAGCGCATTCTCAGGGAGTAATCTGGATATTTATCTACGAAATAATGAGGTAGTTAATGTTGTACTAATAGGTTTTGCTACCCATGTTTGTGTTGAGTCTACACTTCGACAAGCTCACGACTTAGGTTATAACGCTTATGTTATTACTGAAGCTACAGGGGCCTTCACTATTGAACAGAAACAATATTTTAGTCGGAATGTGGTTCAACATTTTGGAAAAGAGATACGAGTTGATGATTTTGCCTGA
- the astB gene encoding N-succinylarginine dihydrolase: MSAYEVNFDGLVGPTHNYAGLSFGNVASTNNKNVVANPKLAALQGLEKAKALADMGFKQGILPPQERPCIATLRQMGFSGSDADVITQAATKAPRLLANASSASSMWVANAATVSPSADTLDGKVHFTPANLNNKLHRSIEHEQTGRALAAIFTDAHYFAHHPALPMHESLGDEGAANHNRFSANHGQSGVELFVYGQHYFSDTPKPSQFPARHSLEASQAIARLHGLSENNTVFLQQNPDVIDQGVFHNDVIAVSNGPVFFHHQDAFLHQAPAFDEISRKLAQYECEFHAIEVPRDQVSISDAVQTYLFNSQLLTKADGSMMLVVPNEAREHPGVWAYLQELIATSSFIKEVQVFDLRESMRNGGGPACLRLRVALQQNELDAVNPHALMSDEKYRQLVAWVNTHYRDRLSEQDLADPQLLLECRTALDELTQIMQLGSIYPFQLG; encoded by the coding sequence ATGTCAGCATACGAAGTTAACTTTGATGGCTTAGTCGGTCCAACGCATAACTACGCTGGACTTTCCTTTGGGAATGTCGCCTCAACCAATAATAAAAATGTGGTCGCCAACCCTAAACTTGCGGCTTTGCAAGGGTTAGAAAAAGCGAAAGCATTAGCCGATATGGGCTTTAAACAAGGCATTCTTCCTCCGCAAGAACGCCCATGTATTGCGACGTTACGTCAAATGGGATTTAGCGGTAGTGATGCGGATGTGATTACGCAGGCGGCGACCAAAGCGCCGCGCTTATTAGCGAATGCCAGCTCTGCCTCTTCCATGTGGGTGGCCAATGCCGCAACGGTTTCGCCATCGGCAGATACGTTAGATGGAAAGGTGCATTTCACCCCGGCGAATTTAAATAACAAACTGCATCGTAGCATTGAACATGAGCAGACTGGGCGGGCGTTGGCTGCCATATTCACTGACGCGCACTACTTCGCTCATCATCCAGCTCTGCCGATGCATGAATCGCTTGGCGATGAAGGTGCCGCGAACCACAACCGTTTTAGTGCCAATCATGGTCAGAGCGGAGTGGAACTGTTTGTTTATGGTCAACACTATTTTTCTGATACACCCAAGCCCAGTCAATTCCCAGCCCGTCACAGCTTAGAGGCGAGTCAAGCCATTGCTCGTCTACATGGGTTATCAGAAAACAACACGGTATTTTTACAACAAAACCCGGATGTGATTGACCAAGGGGTGTTCCACAATGATGTTATTGCGGTCAGTAATGGCCCAGTATTTTTCCATCATCAGGATGCGTTTTTGCATCAAGCGCCTGCGTTTGATGAGATTTCTCGTAAACTGGCGCAGTATGAATGCGAATTCCATGCTATCGAAGTGCCCCGAGATCAAGTATCGATTAGCGACGCAGTGCAAACCTATCTATTTAACAGCCAGTTGCTGACTAAAGCGGATGGTTCGATGATGTTGGTGGTACCCAATGAAGCGCGTGAGCATCCGGGTGTGTGGGCGTATTTGCAAGAGTTGATCGCCACGTCTTCTTTTATTAAAGAAGTGCAAGTGTTTGATCTACGTGAAAGTATGCGCAACGGCGGCGGCCCTGCTTGTTTACGATTGCGAGTTGCCTTGCAGCAGAACGAGCTGGATGCGGTGAACCCCCATGCGTTAATGAGTGACGAAAAATATCGCCAACTTGTTGCGTGGGTAAATACACATTATCGCGACCGGTTGTCTGAGCAAGATTTGGCAGATCCTCAGCTATTATTGGAATGTCGCACTGCGTTGGATGAACTGACTCAGATTATGCAGTTAGGCTCTATTTATCCATTTCAGCTAGGGTAG
- the astA gene encoding arginine N-succinyltransferase codes for MMIIRPVNWDDKDALLDLASKAGVGFTSLPVDEARLLSRLERTLNTWDKKAPLPEQGYLFVLEDTTTQKVVGVSGIEVAVGLNEPWYSFRLGTLVHASKELNVYTQMPTLFLSNDHTGHSELCTLFLDADYRHSKNGQLLSKSRMMFIANFREEFRDKVFAEMRGVCDENGESPFWESLGRHFFSIDFSEADYLTGIGQKAFIAELMPKHPLYVDFLTEEAKAVIGQVHPCTAPARKILESEGFRYTNYVDIFDAGPTLEAYVEDLRIVKQSQMRKVAIAEHPIVSEQPYLVSNTDYQQFRTTLIASQPDDECIYLTQEQCDALKVKPGNEVRVASLFAKQPEV; via the coding sequence ATGATGATTATTCGCCCAGTCAATTGGGATGATAAGGACGCATTACTCGACTTAGCCAGCAAGGCGGGCGTTGGCTTTACCTCGCTTCCTGTCGATGAAGCTCGTTTATTAAGTCGCCTAGAACGTACATTAAACACTTGGGATAAAAAAGCGCCACTGCCCGAGCAAGGCTATTTATTTGTACTAGAAGATACGACAACGCAAAAAGTTGTGGGCGTGAGTGGTATTGAAGTGGCTGTCGGACTAAATGAACCTTGGTATTCTTTCCGTCTTGGCACGTTAGTGCATGCGTCTAAAGAGCTGAATGTTTATACACAGATGCCAACCCTGTTTTTAAGTAACGATCACACCGGACACAGTGAACTGTGTACCTTATTCCTCGATGCGGACTACCGTCACAGCAAAAACGGTCAATTGCTCTCAAAATCACGCATGATGTTTATCGCTAACTTCCGTGAAGAATTTCGCGACAAAGTGTTCGCAGAAATGCGCGGTGTGTGTGATGAAAACGGTGAATCACCATTTTGGGAATCGTTGGGTCGCCATTTTTTCTCGATCGATTTTAGTGAAGCAGACTATTTGACCGGGATTGGTCAAAAAGCCTTTATCGCTGAATTAATGCCAAAGCATCCACTCTATGTCGATTTTCTAACAGAAGAGGCCAAAGCGGTGATTGGTCAGGTGCATCCGTGTACTGCACCTGCACGTAAAATTTTGGAAAGTGAAGGTTTTCGCTACACTAACTATGTCGATATCTTTGATGCTGGCCCAACGTTAGAAGCTTACGTTGAAGATTTGCGGATTGTTAAACAAAGCCAAATGCGCAAAGTTGCGATAGCTGAGCATCCTATTGTAAGTGAGCAACCTTATTTAGTAAGCAATACAGATTATCAACAATTTCGCACCACATTGATTGCGTCTCAGCCGGATGATGAGTGTATTTATCTCACGCAAGAACAGTGTGATGCACTAAAAGTGAAACCCGGGAACGAGGTGCGTGTCGCCTCTTTGTTTGCAAAACAGCCAGAGGTATAA
- a CDS encoding arginine N-succinyltransferase encodes MIILRPARLSDLGQLERLAKESGTMVSTLPDKKESLVRKIERSIDSFAQDVVTPGEESYFFVLEECLTGQVVGTGAINALSGYRTPFYAFRNDMLIHSSRELNVHSRVHALSLTHDLSDHSNLCSFYVVDSLHKTLYPALVTLGRLLYMSVESQRFSNEWMAVLPGLCDDAGRAPFWEHVGRKFIGLDYDEVEFLNGTKDGTFIAELMPHYPLYVPLFDEEAQQAIGMVHPKAELQCNLLSGQGFEPDKYVEIFDGGPILSATHNTLNIWQQQRQKSVTFAEVAPDAPAHLIGFKSDSGFSAFIAPCQTSSSQLVLDKSIAQRVGITNKQTVWHVEI; translated from the coding sequence ATGATAATACTGCGTCCTGCGCGTTTAAGCGACTTAGGTCAGCTTGAGCGTCTTGCGAAAGAAAGTGGCACTATGGTGTCCACTTTGCCAGATAAGAAAGAGAGCTTAGTGCGTAAAATTGAACGCTCTATCGACTCTTTTGCTCAGGACGTGGTCACTCCAGGTGAAGAGAGCTATTTCTTTGTGTTAGAAGAGTGCTTAACCGGACAAGTGGTCGGCACAGGCGCTATTAATGCGCTGTCTGGTTATCGCACTCCTTTCTATGCGTTCCGTAACGATATGCTGATTCACTCTTCTCGCGAGTTGAACGTGCATTCTCGCGTTCATGCTTTGTCGTTGACGCATGATTTAAGCGATCACTCCAATCTTTGTAGCTTTTACGTGGTCGATTCCCTACATAAAACGCTGTATCCCGCATTGGTTACACTAGGGCGCTTGCTGTACATGAGTGTCGAGTCACAGCGTTTTAGTAACGAATGGATGGCAGTATTGCCGGGGTTGTGTGATGACGCTGGCCGCGCTCCATTTTGGGAACATGTTGGGCGTAAATTTATCGGCCTAGATTATGATGAAGTGGAGTTTTTGAACGGAACCAAAGATGGCACATTTATCGCAGAACTCATGCCACATTATCCATTGTATGTCCCGCTGTTTGATGAAGAAGCGCAGCAAGCCATCGGTATGGTGCATCCTAAAGCGGAATTGCAATGTAATTTGCTTAGCGGGCAGGGCTTTGAGCCTGATAAATACGTAGAAATTTTTGACGGTGGCCCTATTCTCAGTGCCACCCATAATACCTTGAACATTTGGCAGCAACAGCGCCAAAAGAGTGTGACATTTGCAGAGGTTGCACCTGATGCACCTGCACATTTAATCGGTTTTAAAAGCGATAGTGGTTTTTCTGCCTTTATCGCGCCATGCCAAACCAGCTCTAGCCAGTTAGTGTTGGATAAATCCATTGCACAGCGGGTGGGAATAACAAACAAACAAACCGTTTGGCATGTAGAAATTTAG
- the astD gene encoding succinylglutamate-semialdehyde dehydrogenase, with protein sequence MIKTQPNVFTNGQWQTTGTALFSKTNPANGELVWQGHETEKACVEQVVSNARTAFKAWARTAFDERVAIVKRFAELVADNKQTLAETIANETGKPLWEALTEAQAMANKVAISITSYHERTGEKVTDIAGGTASLRHRPHGVMAVFGPYNFPGHLPNGHIVPALIAGNTIVFKPSELTPFTAQKTIELWEQAGLPSGVINLVQGGKDTGIALAASAGIDGLLFTGSANVGYLLHEQFATRPDKILALEMGGNNPLVIDSYDDTDGVVNLIIQSAFISAGQRCTCSRRLLVPHGEQGDALIARLVDVTKQIKVGAWTEKEQPFMGPVVSVAAAQHMLNAQDELIKKGAISLVKMEQLVPETGLLSPAILDVTNATDLVDEEYFGPLLTVIRYNTREEAIDIANNTRFGLSAGLVSKDKAFYEQFLIDVRAGIINWNKPLTGAASNAPFGGPGASGNHRPSAYYAADYCAWPVASLETDHVEMPEAVSPGLDFSSNK encoded by the coding sequence ATGATCAAAACTCAACCGAATGTCTTTACAAATGGTCAATGGCAAACCACAGGAACGGCGCTTTTTAGCAAAACCAATCCTGCCAATGGTGAGTTGGTGTGGCAAGGTCATGAAACAGAGAAAGCGTGTGTTGAACAAGTCGTCTCTAACGCGCGTACCGCCTTTAAAGCTTGGGCGCGCACAGCATTTGATGAGCGTGTTGCGATAGTCAAACGCTTTGCTGAGCTGGTCGCAGACAATAAACAAACTTTGGCTGAAACCATTGCCAATGAAACCGGTAAGCCGTTGTGGGAAGCGTTAACAGAAGCGCAAGCGATGGCGAATAAAGTCGCTATTTCAATCACGTCTTATCACGAGCGTACTGGTGAAAAAGTGACTGACATTGCAGGCGGAACTGCCTCACTGCGCCACCGCCCTCATGGTGTTATGGCTGTGTTTGGCCCTTACAATTTTCCGGGGCATTTACCCAATGGGCACATTGTACCTGCGCTGATTGCCGGTAATACCATTGTGTTCAAACCCAGTGAGCTGACGCCCTTTACGGCACAAAAAACCATTGAGCTTTGGGAGCAAGCCGGATTGCCAAGCGGCGTAATTAACCTTGTACAAGGTGGTAAAGATACGGGCATTGCTTTAGCCGCAAGTGCCGGCATTGATGGTTTGTTGTTTACTGGTAGTGCGAATGTTGGATATTTACTGCATGAGCAGTTTGCCACTCGTCCCGATAAAATTTTGGCGTTAGAAATGGGGGGGAACAACCCATTAGTGATTGATTCTTATGATGATACTGATGGTGTCGTGAACCTGATTATTCAATCTGCGTTTATCAGTGCAGGTCAGCGTTGCACCTGTTCACGCCGGCTACTCGTGCCGCATGGTGAACAAGGTGATGCATTAATTGCTCGTTTAGTTGACGTTACCAAACAGATTAAAGTCGGGGCGTGGACCGAAAAAGAACAGCCATTTATGGGGCCCGTCGTATCCGTGGCCGCGGCACAGCATATGCTCAATGCGCAAGATGAGCTGATTAAAAAAGGCGCGATTTCACTGGTTAAAATGGAACAGTTGGTACCAGAAACGGGCTTGTTATCACCAGCCATTCTTGATGTGACCAATGCGACCGATTTGGTTGATGAAGAGTACTTTGGTCCATTGCTCACTGTGATTCGTTACAACACGCGTGAAGAAGCGATTGATATTGCCAACAACACACGCTTTGGTCTATCTGCGGGTTTGGTCTCGAAAGATAAAGCTTTTTATGAGCAGTTCTTAATTGATGTTCGTGCGGGCATTATTAACTGGAACAAGCCGCTAACCGGTGCAGCAAGTAATGCGCCATTTGGTGGCCCAGGCGCATCGGGAAATCATCGCCCAAGTGCGTATTACGCTGCTGACTACTGCGCATGGCCAGTGGCATCGTTGGAAACTGATCACGTTGAGATGCCAGAAGCCGTTTCTCCGGGTCTGGATTTTTCAAGCAATAAGTAG
- a CDS encoding Crp/Fnr family transcriptional regulator, with protein MSSAQLDNLISCFRPSSFDKDKTILNIGDKFDEVLILSRGAVRCYYLTPEGDESNKLFFFEDNIVFPVAPIARNQPSMFGIVTCESSLILRMSFTEFKQYLVAMNIWQPFYLTYLEWLVDSKVQREYRLLTLNKNQLIQNTIENESQVINRINDYHIASYLGMSPVTYSRLKPHS; from the coding sequence ATGTCTTCTGCTCAGCTTGATAACCTAATTTCCTGTTTCCGTCCAAGTTCGTTTGATAAAGATAAAACCATATTGAATATTGGTGATAAATTTGACGAAGTACTGATTCTTAGTCGGGGGGCAGTTCGTTGTTATTATTTAACGCCTGAAGGAGATGAAAGTAATAAATTATTCTTTTTTGAAGACAATATTGTTTTTCCAGTTGCTCCGATAGCACGTAACCAGCCGAGTATGTTTGGGATTGTTACTTGCGAATCGTCATTGATATTGCGTATGTCTTTTACTGAGTTTAAACAATATTTAGTGGCTATGAATATTTGGCAACCGTTTTATTTAACTTACCTTGAATGGTTGGTAGATAGCAAAGTTCAGCGGGAATACCGACTTCTTACTCTGAACAAAAATCAGTTGATCCAAAACACTATAGAAAATGAATCACAGGTAATAAACCGGATTAATGATTATCATATAGCCAGTTATTTGGGGATGAGTCCGGTAACCTATTCGCGCCTGAAACCTCATTCTTAA
- the astE gene encoding succinylglutamate desuccinylase, giving the protein METSFLALTLKREMPKNTVFHAHGLTFHWLNHGVMVIEPAGVDDSLPSIILSAGVHGNETAPIELLDSMVADLRSGALSLTRPLLVLLGNLDAMNQGERYLDYDMNRLFCQNHRRFPDARESKRAAELEKAVIRFANDQLGPVYHFDLHTAIRGSHHMRFGLLPFVERGEYPDAFVEQLNALALDALVINHAPANTFSFFTKDQLNVESCTLELGSAKPFGHNNTADFTHIDQALRTMLQGKAPLQSQHPALVYRVAQQITKLSDEFQFYVADDVKNFTPYEPGFVLAEDGETRYQVGKQTEYVLFPNPKVKAGLRAGLMLVREPNEG; this is encoded by the coding sequence ATGGAAACATCGTTTTTAGCGCTAACACTAAAGCGTGAAATGCCAAAAAACACGGTGTTTCATGCCCATGGGTTAACCTTTCATTGGCTTAACCATGGTGTCATGGTGATTGAGCCTGCGGGAGTTGATGATTCATTGCCAAGCATTATCTTATCTGCGGGAGTACATGGTAATGAAACGGCTCCGATTGAGTTACTCGATAGCATGGTTGCCGATTTACGGTCGGGAGCGTTAAGTCTGACTAGGCCTCTATTGGTCTTATTGGGGAACCTTGATGCGATGAACCAAGGGGAGCGCTATCTTGATTACGATATGAACCGTTTGTTTTGTCAAAATCATCGCCGTTTCCCAGATGCTCGTGAATCAAAGCGTGCTGCTGAACTGGAAAAAGCGGTGATTCGTTTTGCCAATGATCAGCTAGGGCCGGTTTATCATTTTGATTTGCACACAGCGATTCGCGGATCACATCATATGCGTTTTGGTTTGTTGCCATTTGTGGAACGTGGTGAATACCCAGATGCTTTTGTCGAGCAGTTAAATGCGCTTGCTCTGGATGCGTTGGTGATTAATCATGCTCCTGCGAATACGTTTTCTTTTTTTACTAAAGATCAGCTCAATGTAGAAAGTTGTACGCTCGAACTCGGCAGTGCCAAACCGTTTGGGCACAATAACACAGCTGACTTTACGCATATTGATCAAGCGCTACGCACCATGCTCCAAGGCAAGGCTCCTTTGCAAAGCCAGCATCCCGCTCTGGTGTATCGAGTGGCCCAGCAAATTACCAAACTCAGTGACGAATTCCAGTTTTATGTCGCAGACGATGTGAAAAATTTTACGCCGTATGAGCCTGGATTTGTATTGGCTGAAGATGGTGAAACCCGGTACCAAGTGGGTAAACAAACCGAATATGTGCTGTTTCCTAATCCCAAGGTAAAGGCCGGGCTCCGCGCCGGATTGATGTTAGTACGTGAGCCGAACGAAGGTTAA